A genomic window from Sorex araneus isolate mSorAra2 chromosome 2, mSorAra2.pri, whole genome shotgun sequence includes:
- the LY6L gene encoding lymphocyte antigen 6L, whose product MARDSSVMEQLVLVLGALLLVAEVAAGANLSCYQCFKATELELCVPTQCGPEDTICLSLIVLIWTCTISDSGKYRVAINPCTTSTIFCQCCSQSLCNQTSPAQHWACAPHLLLLALGLGLHWPLL is encoded by the exons aTGGCCAGGGACAGCTCAGTCATGGAGCAGCTGGTCCTGGTGCTGGGCGCTCTGTTGCTGGTGGCCGAGGTGGCCGCAGGCGCCAACCTGAGCTGCTACCAGTGCTTCAAGGCGACGGAGTTGGAGCTGTGTGTACCAACCCAGTGCGGGCCTGAGGAcaccatctgtctctctctcattgtccTCATCTGGACT TGTACCATCAGCGACTCCGGCAAGTACCGCGTGGCCATCAACCCCTGCACCACCAGCACCATCTTCTGCCAGTGCTGCTCCCAGAGCCTGTGCAACCAGACATCCCCCGCACAGCACTGGGCCTGTGCCCCACAcctgctgctgctggccctgggcctcGGGCTCCACTGGCCCCTGCTGTGA